The window cactctactcaacaaactggatgcagtctatcacagtgccatccgttttgtcaccaaagccccatatacgacccacaactgcgacctgtacgctctcgttggctggccctcacttcatactcgtcgccaaacccactggcttcaggtcatctacaaaGCTCTGTTAGGTAAAGCCCcaacttatctcagctcactggtcaccatagcagcacccacccgtagcacacgctccagcaggtatatctaactggctctgaacgaactttatttgactctttgcaaactggaatccatatatcctgaggctgcattcattgtagctggggattttaacaaggctaatctgaaaacaagactccctaaattgtatcagcatatcgattgcgcaaccagggctggtaaaaccttggatcattgctattctaacttccgcgatgcatataaggccctcccccgccctcccttcggaaaagctgaccacgactccattttgttgctccctgcctacagacagaagctaaaacaagaagctcccactctgaggtctgttcaacgctggtccgaacaatctgattccacactccaagactgcttctatcacgtggactgggatatgtttcgtattgcgtcagacaacaacattgactaatacgctgattcggtgagcgagttcattagaacgtgcgttgaatatgtcgttcccatagcaacgattaaaacattcccaaaccagaaaccgtggattgatggcagcattcgcgtgaaactgaaagcacgaaccactgcttttaatcagggaaacatgaccgaatacaaacagtgtagctattccctccgcaaggcaatcaaacaagctaagcgtcagtatagagacaaagtagaatcgcaattcaacggctcagacacaagaggtatgtggcagggtctaccatatccaccctacctgacaccctagacccactccaatttgctcaaccacactgcacactgccctaacccatctggacaagaggagtacctatgtgagaatgctgttcatcgactacagctcagcatttaacaccatagtaccctccaaactcgtcatcaagctcgaggccctgggtctcgaccccgccctgtgcaactgggtactggacttcctgacgggccgcccccaggtggtgagggtaggtaacaacatctccaccccgctgatcctcaacactggggccccacaagggtgcgttctgagccctctcctgtactccctgttcacccacgacagcgtggccacgcacgcctccaactcaatcatcaagtttgcggatgacacaacagtggtaggcttgattaccaacaacgacgagacggcctacagggaggaggtgagggccctcggagtgtggtgtcaggaaaataacctcacactcaacgtcaacaaaacaaaggagatgattgtggacttcaggaaacagccgagggaacacccccctttccacatcgatggaacagtagtggagtgggtagtaagttttaagtttctcggcgtacacatcacagacaaactgaattggtccacccacacagacagcatcgagaagaaggcgcagcagcgcctcttcaacctcaggaggctgaagaaattcggcttgtcaccaaaagcactcacaaacttctacagatgcacaatcgagagcatcctgtcgggctgtatcaccgcctggtacggcaactgctccgcccacaaccgtaaggctctccagagggtagtgaggtctgctcaacgcatcactgggggcaaactacctgccctccaggacacctacaccacccgatgtcacaggaaggccataaagatcatcaaggacaacaaccaagccactgcctgttcacccctctatcatccagaaggcgaggtcagtacagctgggaccgagagaatgaaaaacagcttctatctcaaggccatcagactgttaaacagccaccactaacatttagtggctgctgccaacacactgactcaactccagccactttaataatgggaattgatgggaactgatgtaaaatatatcactatccactttaaacaatgctacttaatgtttacataccctacattattcatctcatatgtctacgtatattctgtactctatatcatctactgcatctttatgtaatacatgtatcactagccactttaactatgccactttgtttacatactcatctcatatgtttatactgtactcgataccatctactgtatcttgcctatgccgctctgtaccatcactcattcatatatctttatgtacatattctttatccctttacacttgtgtgtataaggtagtagttttggaattgttagctagattactcgttggttattactgcattgtcggaactagaagcacaagcatttcgctacactcgcattaacatctgctaaccatgtgtatgtgacaaataaaatttgatttgatttgatttggtcacccccaaaaccaattcttcctttggccacctctccttccagttctctactgccaatgactggaacgacctgcaaaaatcactaaagcaggagactcatatctccctcactagctttaagcaccagctgttagagcagctcacagatcactgcacctgtacacagcccattcGTAAATatcccatctatctacctacctcatccccacactgtatttatttatttatcttgcaccccagtatctctacttgcacattcatcttttgcacatctaccattccagtgtttaattgctatattgtaattacttcgccaccatggcctatttattgccttacctcccttatccttcctcatttgcacacactgtatatagactttttctactgtattattgattgtatgtttgtttattccatgcttaactgtgtgttgttgtttgtgtcgaactgctttgctttatcttggcccggtcgcagttgtaaatgagaacttgatctcaactagcctacctggttaaaggtGGTTAAAGGTGGTTAAAGGTGAAATAGGTGaaataatatattatttttttaaagtaccaTCTGGCATCTGGACCTGTTGTTGGGTCATCCCCGTGGCGATGGAGTCAGGCCAGAAGCGCTGTAGCGGCCTGTTCGGAGGAGGTTTCTTCTTGGTTTTGGGTGTCTCCGAAGAGCTGGCGTCCAGCATGGGCTGCAGGATTCGCCTCCGCGCGTTTATGAACCtgagagagaaggaagaaagGTTGGACCAATCACGAGAGGGGAAACAAGGGGGTTTGGACCAATAACTAAACTTGACACATTATTGGATTGGTTCACGCTAGGAGAGCTCATTCTTTATAGTATTTCATAGTCTTAGGTGATAGTTCATGGTAGTGTGGCATGGGTTCATGTAATTCACCAGTTGTTGACTTGGAGGAGGCTCAGGTTAGTTTGGGTAGCGATCTGCTTCTTCTCATCCTCCGTGGGGTAGGGGTGCTATAGAAATAAGACAAAAGTCATTCAATTAAAGCCATTAAAATAAGTAATTAAAAGGAAaaatccacccaaaaccactAATTAAATGTGTTAAATAACAATATTAAGAACAATATTTTTTGTGAACAAAATGTTTAATTTTGCCGTCAtaataaggttggtagcaacaGGGAAAAATAtttgtggaaatctgttgcagctcaaatCCACAATGAAATGCTCTCTCTATGGGCTGGCCAGCTGGctagctacacacaataatagcAAAGAACATATCAGCATGTAACGTTGCTCacagagtggagtctgacattTTCAAAGGCAATAGGCAGAAatacttttgaggagatgggaaacgTTGCACATGCTACGTCAATGGGTTGGCGTGTGCAATCTGGACCATTCTGGGACAAAAAGCAATCTCCTTCACAGAGTGAATGGGAGTCTATTGGACGCTGGCTCAAAACCCAAATATTAGCACAAATTTCATCAACAAGTACAActttacaatttttttctgagataATTAACTTGCTATCTGTAGTATCATGTAGCTTTGGAATCGTAACATTATGTACTTTCGACATTTGACTTTGAGAAGGAATTGTGTGGCGATTAGCTTGGCAACCGCGTGACGCAGCATGACAACGTGAACGCAATTGGTCGACAGTCTGCTGGGTGGGGCATTATTCGTTCCTTCATTCATTCATTGGATTACTATCTCTTTTCTAAAATATCCCTGGCAACGGCACCATGCAATGCAACCAGGACTGAAGAGGCAGACAAAGGAGAAATGTGCTTAAATGACACATTTCGAGGTAGGAGTATCGTAAAAATACGATCATAGGCTCATacgagagaagacatcctcccgAGTTATGACATCGGGCAGTATTGAAATCTGGCATGTATGATAGACATTTTCGCCATCTAAAAGTCGTATTCCAGGGTAGTGAGAGAGACTTTATCAAAATACTACATCATACTGGCTGGGTTTCTGCCTGCTTAAAAAACGCCAATAACTCAAGCTACAAAttaaaacatgaaatgacccagggaatagatagaacatcactcagagatgtacaaaaacaatataacattcaaaatgggtggaCCTTTTCTTTAAGTAGTGTTTTCATCTTGCACTGCAAGCCAAGCCAATCCAATCCCAGAATCGTTCCAGGTTGTAAACCTATAGAGTGTGCCTGTGTTCTACTCACCCCGATGTGCTGGAAGAGCCAGGAGCGCATGACGTTGGTGGCTTGTTTGGGAAGAACGCCACGCTTGTTCTTGGGTGAGCTGTCGTCGTGGTTGAAGAAACTCAGGTCCTGGTTGAGCTGCAGCTGGAGCTGAAGAAAGTAACGGTTAGGTTTCCATATTCTTGatagcgtggggggggggggggggctgttcagCGGGGGGGCGGGGGCTATTCAGcgtggggggggggagctgttcaGCTGGGCGGGGGCTGTTCAGCGGGGCACTGTGGAGGGGGCTGTTCAGCGTGGGGGGGGCTGTTCAGCTGGGCGGGGGCTGTTCAGCGGGGCACCGTGGGGGGGGCTGTTCAGCAGGGCAGTGTGGGGGTGGCTGTTCAGCGGGgcagcgtgggggggggggggctattcagcgtggggggggggggggctgttcagCTGGGCGGGGGCTGTTCAGCGGGGCACTGTGGGGGGGGCTGTTCAGcgtggggggggggctgttcaGCTGGGCGGGGGCTGTTCAGCGGGGcaccgtgggggggggggggggggggctgttcagCGCGGCAGCATGGGGGGGGGCTGTTCAGCAGGGCAGCGTGGGGGGGGGCTGTTCAGCGCGGCAGCGTTGGGGGGGGCTGTTCAGCGCGGcagcatgggggggggggctgttcagCAGGgcagcgtggggggggggggctgttcagCGGGGcagcgtgggggggggggctgttcagCGCGgcagcgtggggggggggggctgttcagCGCTGTTCAGAAGGCAGTAAATGTTAGCATCCAGAtgtgtgtgtcttacctgtgTGTTCTGGATGCGTATGGTCTGGGGCGAGAGGGTCTGTGACACCACCTGGCCCTGTGAGTTGACTACTGTGACTGGTTGGTAGACTGTgccacctggaggaaacacaagGACCCAACAATGCTTTCAGAGTAGTCCTTATTTATTTTCATAAACTGCTGGTACAGAAACAGACAGCTGTACGCTGAGGGCCGGTTTCCGGCACACAGATTAAGCCTCGCTCGTCCTGGACTCTCCATTGAAATGTAATCCAGGACTAAACTTAATCTGTGGTTGGGAAACCGCCACTGTGATTCCTATTGAGGTGAGGGTTGGCGTCTGAGGCTCTACCTGTGGTTGTTGTATGCCAGGGTGACATACCTGCTATAACCTGTGTGGGGTTGACTGTTGTCACGGTGACGTTGCCTTGCTGCAGGGCCGATGCTGGCACCACAATcccctggggactgagggttccTGTGAAAGAGCTGGACGTctgcacgacacacacacacacacacacacaagttaaaCGAAGTCTTCATGGGTCAATATATAGCATCATGTTTATATATAATAGGCAAGGTGTGATCTATGTTTTACAGATTCAGggtgtgtatagcagtatacaagggtgtgggtatagcagtatacaagggtgtgggtatagcagtatacaagggtgtgggtatagcagtatacaagggtgtgtgtatagcagtatacaagggtgtgggtatagcagtatacaagggtgtgtgtatagcagtatacaagggtgtgtgtatagcagtatacaagggtgtgtgtatagcagtatacacgggtgtgtgtatagcagtatacacGGGTGTGGGTATAGCAGTATACACGGGTGTGGGTATAGCAGTATAcaagggtgtgtgtatagcagtatacaagggtgtgtgtatagcagtatacacGGGTGTGGGTATAGCAGTATAcaagggtgtgtgtatagcagtatacaagggtgtgtgtatagcagtatacacgggtgtgtgtatagcagtatacaagggtgtgtgtatagcagtatacaagggtgtgtgtatagcagtatacaagggtgtgtgtgtatagcagtatacaagggtgtgtgtatagcagtatacaagggtgtgtgtatagcagtatacaagggtgtgtgtatagcagtatacacgggtgtgtgtatagcagtatacaagggtgtgtgtatagcagtatacaagggtgtgtgtatagcagtatacaaGGGTGTGTGTATTGCAGTAtataagggtgtgtgtgtatagcagtatacaagggtgtgtgtatagcagtatacaagggtgtgtgtatagcagtatacaagggtgtgtgtatagcagtatacacGGGTGTGGGTATAGCAGTATACAcgggtgtgtgtatagcagtatacacgggtgtgtgtatagcagtatacaagggtgtgtgtatagcagtatacaagggtgtgtgtatagcagtataccagggtgtgtgtgtatagcagtatacaagggtgtgtgtatagcagtatacaagggtgtgtgtatagcagtatacaagggtgtgtgtatagcagtatacacGGGTGTGGGTATAGCAGTATACAcgggtgtgtgtatagcagtatacacgggtgtgtgtatagcagtatacacgggtgtgtgtatagcagtatacaagggtgtgtgtatagcagtatacaagggtgtgtgtatagcagtatacaagggtgtgtgtatagcagtatacaagggtgtgtgtatagcagtatacaagggtgtgtgtatagcagtatacaagggtgtgtgtatagcagtatacaagggtgtgtgtatagcagtatacaagggtgtgtgtatagcagtatacaagggtgtgtgtatagcagtatacaagggggtgtgtatagcagtatacaagggtgtgtgtatagcagtataccagggtgtgtgtatagcagtatacaagggtgtgtgtatagcagtatacaagggtgtgtgtatagcagtataccagggtgtgtgtgtatagcagtatacaagggtgtgtgtatagcagtatacaagggtgtgtgtatagcagtatacaagggtgtgtgtatagcagtatacacGGGTGTGGGTATAGCAGTATACAcgggtgtgtgtatagcagtatacacgggtgtgtgtatagcagtatacacgggtgtgtgtatagcagtatacaagggtgtgtgtatagcagtatacaagggtgtgtgtatagcagtatacaagggtgtgtgtatagcagtatacaagggtgtgtgtatagcagtatacaagggtgtgtgtatagcagtatacaagggtgtgtgtatagcagtatacaagggtgtgtgtatagcagtatacaagggtgtgtgtatagcagtatacaagggtgtgtgtatagcagtatacaagggggtgtgtatagcagtatacaagggtgtgtgtatagcagtatacaagggtgtgtgtatagcagtatacaagggtgtgtgtatagcagtatacaagggtgtgtgtatagcagtatacaagggtgtgtgtatagcagtatacacggtgtgtgtatagcagtatacaagggtgtgtgtatagcagtatacaagggtgtgtgtatagcagtatacacgggtgtgtgtatagcagtatacacggtgtgtgtatagcagtatacaagggtgtgtgtatagcagtatacacggtgtgtgtatagcagtatacacgggtgtgtgtatagcagtatacaagggtgtgtgtatagcagtatacaagggtgtgtgtatagcagtatacacggtgtgtgtatagcagtatacaagggtgtgtgtatagcagtatacacggtgtgtgtatagcagtatacacgggtgtgtgtatagcagtatacaagggtgtgtgtatagcagtatacaagggtgtgtgtatagcagtatacacggtgtgtgtatagcagtatacaagggtgtgtgtatagcagtatacaagggtgtgtgtatagcagtatacaagggtgtgtgtatagcagtatacaagggtgtgtgtatagcagtatacacGGGTGTGGGTATAGCAGTATACAcggtgtgtgtatagcagtatacaagggtgtgtgtatagcagtatacaagggtgtgtgtatagcagtatacaagggtgtgtgtatagcagtatacacgggtgtgtgtatagcagtatacaagggtgtgtgtatagcagtatacaagggtgtgtgtatagcagtatacacggtgtgtgtatagcagtatacaagggtgtgtgtatagcagtatacaagggtgtgtgtatagcagtatacacgggtgtgtgtatagcagtatacaagggtgtgtgtatagcagtatacaagggtgtgtgtatagcagtatacacgggtgtgtgtatagcagtataccagggtgtgtgtatagcagtatacacggtgtgtgtatagcagtatacaaGGGTGTGGGTATAGCAGTATACACGGGTGTGTGTATAGCAATATACAcgggtgtgtgtatagcagtatacacgggtgtgtgtatagcagtatacacggtgtgtgtatagcagtatacacGGGTGTGTGTATAGCAATATACACGGGTGTGTGTATAGCAATATACACGGAcgggtgtgtgtatagcagtatacacggtgtgtgtatagcagtatacacggtgtgtgtatagcagtatacacgggtgtgtgtatagcagtatacacggtgtgtgtatagcagtatacaagggtgtgtgtatagcagtatacacgggtgtgtgtatagcagtatacacgggtgtgtgtatagcagtatacacgggtgtgtgtatagcagtatacacGGGTGTGTGTATTGCAGTATACACGGGTGTGTGTATTGCAGTATACACGGGTGTGTGTATTGTGGATTCATAATGGGTGTGTATAACGGCAGCAAAATATATCTGTATGGCAGGGTGTGTGTACCTGGATCTTGGTGGGGGAGAAACCCTGTCCAGATGAATAGGGGCTGCCAGGTTCTCCGCTCAGCAGCGTCTCGCTGTTCATCTTGGTCTTGAGGCAGGAGATGTAGCGGCTGCAGAAGTCCTTACACAGGTCGCTGACCTTCTCCAGCTCCAGCAGATGGATCCGCAGCACCTGGATGGCCTTCACCATCTAGGGGGTCAAAGGTCAGGGAGAGGAGTTATGAGAGGCCAGGACGTTTTCATTGAAAATGGCATGTGCATAGTAGGCTGTTATAGTAAATTCACCATTTATTCCACTGGTAGATACTTTAGTATAAGGCTGTTGTAACGTTTATATGTGGCCAACCGGCTTCATCAAACAGCGCCAATGAAACAGTAGCTCACTTCCCACGTGTAATTTGCTAAAATGTACGAATAGTGTCACTAGAGGTCATTGTGATGGAAAATCATTCAAAGA of the Oncorhynchus clarkii lewisi isolate Uvic-CL-2024 chromosome 3, UVic_Ocla_1.0, whole genome shotgun sequence genome contains:
- the LOC139405511 gene encoding homeobox protein PKNOX1.1 isoform X3, which translates into the protein MMAAQSDSIDKYLEGEQQMLGSEQVDGDEGLDAASSPTPTEPQTPMDVDKASIYRHPLFPLLALLFEKCEQSTQGSDCVTSASFDVDIENFVRSQEKEGKAFFSEDPDLDNLMVKAIQVLRIHLLELEKVSDLCKDFCSRYISCLKTKMNSETLLSGEPGSPYSSGQGFSPTKIQTSSSFTGTLSPQGIVVPASALQQGNVTVTTVNPTQVIAGMSPWHTTTTGGTVYQPVTVVNSQGQVVSQTLSPQTIRIQNTQLQLQLNQDLSFFNHDDSSPKNKRGVLPKQATNVMRSWLFQHIGHPYPTEDEKKQIATQTNLSLLQVNNWFINARRRILQPMLDASSSETPKTKKKPPPNRPLQRFWPDSIATGMTQQQVQMPDGTTVMMSVEGLRSLTSDGATLAVQQVMMGGHSEDESGDSGDEDDDDDMAGLGLDNSDSLQ
- the LOC139405511 gene encoding homeobox protein PKNOX1.1 isoform X2, which gives rise to MRDDAARQLRIPIAAAACQCDEDWHSVCGPMCFSRSANMMAAQSDSIDKYLEGEQQMLGSEQVDGDEGLDAASSPTPTEPQTPMDVDKASIYRHPLFPLLALLFEKCEQSTQGSDCVTSASFDVDIENFVRSQEKEGKAFFSEDPDLDNLMVKAIQVLRIHLLELEKVSDLCKDFCSRYISCLKTKMNSETLLSGEPGSPYSSGQGFSPTKIQTSSSFTGTLSPQGIVVPASALQQGNVTVTTVNPTQVIAGGTVYQPVTVVNSQGQVVSQTLSPQTIRIQNTQLQLQLNQDLSFFNHDDSSPKNKRGVLPKQATNVMRSWLFQHIGHPYPTEDEKKQIATQTNLSLLQVNNWFINARRRILQPMLDASSSETPKTKKKPPPNRPLQRFWPDSIATGMTQQQVQMPDGTTVMMSVEGLRSLTSDGATLAVQQVMMGGHSEDESGDSGDEDDDDDMAGLGLDNSDSLQ
- the LOC139405511 gene encoding homeobox protein PKNOX1.1 isoform X4; translated protein: MMAAQSDSIDKYLEGEQQMLGSEQVDGDEGLDAASSPTPTEPQTPMDVDKASIYRHPLFPLLALLFEKCEQSTQGSDCVTSASFDVDIENFVRSQEKEGKAFFSEDPDLDNLMVKAIQVLRIHLLELEKVSDLCKDFCSRYISCLKTKMNSETLLSGEPGSPYSSGQGFSPTKIQTSSSFTGTLSPQGIVVPASALQQGNVTVTTVNPTQVIAGGTVYQPVTVVNSQGQVVSQTLSPQTIRIQNTQLQLQLNQDLSFFNHDDSSPKNKRGVLPKQATNVMRSWLFQHIGHPYPTEDEKKQIATQTNLSLLQVNNWFINARRRILQPMLDASSSETPKTKKKPPPNRPLQRFWPDSIATGMTQQQVQMPDGTTVMMSVEGLRSLTSDGATLAVQQVMMGGHSEDESGDSGDEDDDDDMAGLGLDNSDSLQ
- the LOC139405511 gene encoding homeobox protein PKNOX1.1 isoform X1, whose product is MRDDAARQLRIPIAAAACQCDEDWHSVCGPMCFSRSANMMAAQSDSIDKYLEGEQQMLGSEQVDGDEGLDAASSPTPTEPQTPMDVDKASIYRHPLFPLLALLFEKCEQSTQGSDCVTSASFDVDIENFVRSQEKEGKAFFSEDPDLDNLMVKAIQVLRIHLLELEKVSDLCKDFCSRYISCLKTKMNSETLLSGEPGSPYSSGQGFSPTKIQTSSSFTGTLSPQGIVVPASALQQGNVTVTTVNPTQVIAGMSPWHTTTTGGTVYQPVTVVNSQGQVVSQTLSPQTIRIQNTQLQLQLNQDLSFFNHDDSSPKNKRGVLPKQATNVMRSWLFQHIGHPYPTEDEKKQIATQTNLSLLQVNNWFINARRRILQPMLDASSSETPKTKKKPPPNRPLQRFWPDSIATGMTQQQVQMPDGTTVMMSVEGLRSLTSDGATLAVQQVMMGGHSEDESGDSGDEDDDDDMAGLGLDNSDSLQ